One genomic window of Solanum stenotomum isolate F172 chromosome 9, ASM1918654v1, whole genome shotgun sequence includes the following:
- the LOC125876069 gene encoding uncharacterized protein LOC125876069: MIMSVLIKLFDDTVKTISRPLASRLIKGAASYPKFRQATIKMGQKFYDNPVDEELAMQTTVQYLVQSTMLGTAWITIFDQMDRYLDRQRQRVLVADQAMEQSRKRREETWKEYDRLREETHEYELLILRGK, encoded by the exons ATGATCATGTCAGTACTCATTAAGCTTTTTGACGACACGGTGAAGACCATATCACGGCCTTTAGCTTCGAGACTGATAAAAGGTGCTGCCTCGTACCCAAAATTTAGGCAAGCCACCATCAAAATGGGTCAG AAATTCTATGATAATCCTGTTGATGAGGAGCTAGCAATGCAGACAACTGTCCAATATCTCGTTCAGTCGACg ATGTTAGGTACTGCATGGATCACCATATTCGATCAAATGGATAGATATTTAGACCGCCAGAGGCAAAGAGTCTTGGTAGCAGATCAAGCAATGGAACAATCCCgtaaaagaagagaagaaacttGGAAAGAATATGATAGACTCCGGGAAGAAACTCATGAATACGAGCTGCTAATCTTGCGAGGtaaataa
- the LOC125875636 gene encoding uncharacterized protein LOC125875636 isoform X3 — translation MRSPIFTKLCDGMVHIMSESLACGLRKSDALHPKLKQSFVKYGQRYHGKLVGEEIAIQTAANLLILHTMRGVVCFNLVFVARVIYVDRRTLLEYEQYSKECIEEIEQFREEKEQEINRLRRKLKVLKLVEEDMSKAAIRARAKATESEP, via the exons ATGAGAAGCCCAA TATTCACTAAGCTTTGTGATGGTATGGTACATATTATGTCGGAGTCTTTAGCTTGTGGCCTTAGAAAAAGTGATGCCTTGCACCCCAAATTGAAGCAGTCCTTCGTCAAGTATGGTCAG AGATACCACGGCAAGCTTGTTGGTGAGGAGATAGCAATACAAACAGCTGCCAATTTACTCATTCTTCATACg ATGCGAGGTGTCGTTTGTTTCAATTTGGTCTTTGTAGCGAGAGTTATTTATGTGGACCGCCGAACTCTCTTGGAATATGAGCAATATTCAAAGGAATGCATCGAAGAAATCGAGCAATTTAGggaagaaaaagaacaagaaatcaATCGACTCAGGCGAAAGCTTAAGGTGTTAAAGCTAGTAGAAG AAGATATGTCAAAAGCTGCAATTCGAGCTAGGGCCAAGGCAACTGAAAGTGAACCATGA